One part of the Aurantibacillus circumpalustris genome encodes these proteins:
- the rny gene encoding ribonuclease Y has translation MDILTIVFIAGSLILGVIAGFLIAGSKLNASGAKEKENLIKEAEVKSEAIKQEKILQAKEKFLQLKSEHDKTVQEKNAHIAQSENRAKQKESELNKKIEDQNRKDKELESAKQQANQQIELYKHRLEEVEKGHRKQVEMLEKISGLKAEDAKMQLMESIKAEAKTQSMVYVKDIMEEAKLTANKEAKKIVLQTIQRVATETAIENSISVFHIEGDETKGRIIGREGRNIRALEAATGVEIIVDDTPDAITLSCFDSIRREICRLALHQLVTDGRIHPARIEEVVEKTKKMLEEEIIETGKRTCIDLGIHGLHPELIRMVGRMKYRSSYGQNLLQHSREVANLCGIMASEMGLNPKVAKRAGLLHDIGKVPDNEPELPHALLGMKLAEQYKEKPEVLNAIGAHHDEIEMTTLYSPIIQVCDAISGARPGARREIAEQYMKRLKDLEALALSYDGVEKTYAIQAGREVRVIVSSDKVNDGRAEQLAFEISQRIQTEMTYPGQVKVTVIREVRATGYAK, from the coding sequence ATGGATATTTTGACGATTGTTTTTATTGCAGGTTCTTTAATACTTGGAGTAATTGCAGGATTTCTAATTGCAGGCAGTAAATTAAATGCTAGCGGCGCAAAGGAAAAAGAAAATTTAATTAAAGAAGCCGAAGTTAAGTCTGAGGCAATTAAGCAAGAAAAAATACTACAAGCTAAAGAAAAGTTTTTGCAGTTAAAATCAGAACACGATAAAACTGTTCAAGAAAAGAACGCCCACATTGCACAATCTGAAAATCGCGCTAAACAAAAGGAGAGCGAGCTTAATAAAAAGATTGAAGATCAAAATAGAAAGGATAAGGAACTTGAAAGCGCTAAACAACAGGCGAATCAACAAATTGAGCTTTACAAACACCGATTAGAAGAAGTTGAGAAAGGGCATCGTAAACAAGTGGAAATGCTTGAGAAAATTAGTGGATTAAAAGCTGAGGACGCTAAGATGCAACTGATGGAATCTATTAAGGCAGAGGCAAAAACCCAGTCTATGGTGTATGTAAAGGACATTATGGAAGAGGCTAAGTTAACTGCCAATAAAGAAGCTAAAAAAATTGTTCTACAAACCATACAACGTGTTGCAACAGAAACAGCTATTGAAAATTCCATTTCTGTTTTTCACATCGAAGGTGATGAAACCAAAGGAAGAATTATTGGACGTGAAGGCCGTAACATTCGTGCTTTAGAGGCTGCTACTGGTGTTGAAATTATTGTTGATGATACTCCTGATGCAATTACCTTAAGTTGTTTTGACTCTATCCGACGTGAAATTTGCCGTTTGGCGCTTCACCAACTAGTTACGGATGGTCGTATTCATCCTGCCCGCATTGAAGAAGTGGTTGAAAAAACAAAAAAAATGTTGGAGGAGGAGATTATTGAAACTGGAAAAAGAACATGTATAGATTTAGGCATTCATGGATTACATCCTGAATTAATCCGAATGGTAGGAAGAATGAAATACCGTTCTTCATACGGCCAAAATTTATTACAGCATAGTAGAGAAGTTGCAAACCTTTGTGGTATTATGGCAAGCGAAATGGGATTAAATCCCAAGGTAGCCAAACGTGCTGGTTTACTTCATGATATTGGTAAAGTGCCTGATAACGAACCGGAATTGCCGCATGCTTTATTAGGAATGAAGCTTGCTGAGCAATACAAAGAAAAGCCAGAAGTATTAAACGCCATTGGAGCCCACCACGATGAAATTGAAATGACTACTTTGTATTCACCAATTATTCAAGTGTGTGATGCTATTAGTGGCGCTCGTCCAGGTGCTAGAAGGGAAATTGCTGAGCAGTACATGAAACGTTTAAAAGATTTAGAAGCTCTTGCATTAAGTTATGACGGCGTTGAAAAAACCTATGCCATTCAAGCCGGACGAGAGGTACGCGTTATTGTTTCAAGTGACAAAGTAAACGATGGTAGAGCGGAGCAATTAGCATTTGAGATATCACAACGTATCCAAACCGAAATGACTTATCCAGGTCAAGTAAAAGTAACCGTTATCAGAGAAGTCCGTGCAACAGGTTATGCGAAATAA